One bacterium DNA segment encodes these proteins:
- a CDS encoding inositol-3-phosphate synthase encodes MASKLRVAIIGVGNCASSFVQGVHYYKNARDDEFVPGLMHVNLGGYHISDIEFSAAIDIDKNKVGKDLGEAIYTKPNNTFKFCDVPKLGITVQRGMTHDGLGEYLSKIIEKAPGDTVDIVKLLKDTGTDIVVNYLPVGSEEATKWYVEQILMAGCGFVNCIPVFIAREKYWQKRFEEKGLPVVGDDIKSQVGATIAHRVMTRLFRERGVKLLRTSQLNVGGNTDFYNMLERRRLESKKISKTNAVTSQLDYDLGEENIHIGPSDYVAWLTDRKWAYIRMEGETFGGVPLNIEMKMEVWDSPNSAGVVIDAVRCCKLAMDHKLSGALIGPSAYFKKSPPVQYSDEEARRLTEEFIEKYRRPDAPRVTPRTAPVTTATPVTVGAQS; translated from the coding sequence ATGGCGTCCAAACTGCGTGTGGCCATCATCGGCGTCGGCAATTGCGCCTCGTCGTTCGTGCAGGGCGTGCACTACTACAAAAACGCCCGCGACGACGAATTCGTGCCCGGGCTGATGCATGTCAATCTCGGCGGCTATCACATCTCCGACATCGAGTTCTCCGCCGCCATCGACATTGACAAGAACAAAGTCGGCAAGGACCTCGGCGAGGCGATCTACACCAAGCCGAACAACACCTTCAAATTCTGCGATGTCCCCAAACTCGGCATCACCGTCCAGCGCGGTATGACCCACGATGGCCTGGGCGAGTACCTCTCCAAGATCATCGAGAAGGCCCCCGGCGACACCGTCGACATCGTCAAGCTGCTCAAGGACACCGGCACCGACATCGTCGTCAATTACCTCCCGGTCGGCTCCGAAGAGGCGACCAAGTGGTATGTCGAGCAGATCCTGATGGCCGGTTGCGGCTTCGTCAACTGCATCCCGGTCTTCATCGCCCGCGAGAAGTACTGGCAGAAGCGCTTCGAGGAGAAAGGCCTGCCGGTGGTCGGCGATGACATCAAATCGCAGGTCGGCGCCACCATCGCCCACCGCGTGATGACCCGTCTGTTCCGCGAACGCGGCGTCAAGCTCTTGCGCACCTCGCAACTCAACGTCGGCGGCAACACCGACTTCTACAACATGCTCGAACGCCGCCGTCTCGAATCCAAGAAGATCTCCAAGACCAACGCGGTCACCTCGCAGCTGGACTATGACCTCGGCGAGGAGAACATCCACATTGGGCCCTCCGACTACGTCGCCTGGCTGACCGACCGCAAGTGGGCCTACATCCGCATGGAAGGGGAGACTTTCGGCGGCGTGCCGCTCAACATCGAAATGAAGATGGAAGTCTGGGACTCGCCCAACTCGGCGGGGGTGGTAATCGACGCCGTCCGTTGCTGCAAGCTGGCGATGGACCACAAGCTCTCCGGCGCCCTGATCGGCCCTTCAGCCTATTTCAAGAAATCCCCGCCGGTGCAATACTCCGACGAGGAAGCGCGCCGTCTGACCGAGGAGTTCATCGAGAAGTACCGCCGTCCCGATGCTCCCCGTGTCACCCCGCGCACCGCGCCCGTCACCACCGCCACACCGGTGACGGTCGGCGCGCAGTCATAA
- the tmk gene encoding dTMP kinase: MPHAAQPRSNRPGFFLVVEGSDGSGKSTLARRLRAALEREGFTVCAVREPGGTRLSERVRQVLLHSRENISPRAELYLYLASRAQLIDEVIRPALQRGEVVVADRFSLSTYAYQSGGRGLPLGPVIAADQFARDGIQPDLTLVLAVSEADAEARLESMGNVPDRIERESRPFHRRVRRFYQSWAKKRPRHHIIDSARGADAVLEEAMQLVRRKLRRSKHNT, encoded by the coding sequence ATGCCTCACGCCGCCCAACCACGATCCAACCGTCCGGGGTTTTTCCTCGTGGTGGAGGGCTCCGATGGGTCTGGGAAGAGCACACTGGCCCGGCGTCTGCGCGCGGCGCTGGAGCGCGAAGGATTCACCGTGTGCGCGGTGCGCGAGCCGGGGGGAACCCGACTCTCCGAGCGGGTGCGTCAGGTCTTGCTCCATTCGCGGGAGAACATCTCCCCGCGCGCCGAACTTTATCTCTATCTGGCCTCACGGGCGCAGCTGATTGATGAGGTCATCCGTCCGGCGCTGCAGCGCGGCGAGGTGGTCGTCGCCGACCGGTTCAGTCTTTCAACCTACGCCTACCAGTCCGGCGGACGCGGTCTGCCGTTGGGGCCGGTGATCGCCGCCGATCAGTTCGCCCGCGATGGCATCCAGCCCGATCTGACCCTGGTCCTGGCGGTGAGCGAAGCCGACGCCGAAGCGCGGCTGGAGAGCATGGGCAATGTCCCCGACCGGATCGAACGGGAGTCGCGTCCCTTCCACCGTCGGGTCCGCCGTTTCTACCAATCTTGGGCCAAAAAGCGCCCTCGCCACCACATTATAGACTCCGCCCGCGGCGCCGATGCGGTGCTCGAAGAGGCGATGCAGTTGGTCCGGCGCAAACTTCGCCGAAGCAAACACAACACCTGA